In Corylus avellana chromosome ca2, CavTom2PMs-1.0, the following proteins share a genomic window:
- the LOC132168785 gene encoding ATP-dependent 6-phosphofructokinase 5, chloroplastic-like — protein MHASLASGQIDICLIHEVSFNLHGPHGVLSHLKYLIETKGSAVICVAEGARQVSYNFIQKTNAKDAFGNIVFGDFGVHIQQEVGGCILTNFMWSSSLHDS, from the exons ATGCATGCATCCCTAGCTAGtggacaaattgacatatgtttgattcatgag gtatcttttaatttgcacgggcctcatggtgttttgagtcatctgaaatacctgattgagacaaagggttcggctgttatttgtgtcgcagagggagcacggcaggtgagttac aattttattcagaaaactaatgctaaagatgcgtttgggaacattgtatttggagatttcggtgtccacattcaacaagaggttggtggttgtattttgactaatttcatgtggtcttcatctctccatgactcttga
- the LOC132171703 gene encoding berberine bridge enzyme-like 8 — MGVSRPAMLSLLAIFLLPFSWQAFGSPSSSSSSYAPFIDCLLSHSQPSNPISPAIYTPNNSSYSSVLQSYIRNLRFNTSTTHKPFLILTALHESHIQAAVVCAQNHSLQMKIRSGGHDYEGVSYVSQVDFFVLDMFNLRNISIDVGNETAWVQAGATLGEVYYRIAEKSKIHGFPAGVCPTVGVGGHFGGGGYGNMMRKYGLTVDNIVDAQLVDVNGRLLDRKSMGEDLFWAIRGGGAASFGVVVSYKINLVRIPETVTVFRVEKRLEENATDIVLRWMNVADKLDNNLFIRLILDVVNGTDGNNTGRASFLGMFLGDSETLVSVMSKSFPELGLKKSGCNETTWLQSVLFWTNLPLGTADDVLLSRIPQTLTYLKRKSDYLKNPISKLGLEIIWKRLIELKAVALTFNPYGGRMGEIPAEATPFPHRAGNLAKIQYAANWNEAGNEVTDYYINLTRTLYKYMTPFVSKNPREAFFNYKDLDLGITHNGNKSYWEGRIYGVKYFKGNFLRLVNIKTKVDPGNFFRNEQSIPPLP; from the coding sequence ATGGGAGTTTCAAGGCCAGCAATGCTTTCATTGCTTGCAATCTTTCTACTCCCATTCTCATGGCAAGCATTtggatcaccttcttcttcttcttcttcttatgcGCCCTTTATTGACTGCCTTTTGAGCCACTCTCAGCCCTCTAACCCAATCTCTCCAGCAATTTATACTCCCAACAATTCCTCCTACTCCTCTGTTTTGCAATCTTACATTCGAAACCTTCGATTCAACACTTCCACAACCCACAAGCCTTTTCTCATTCTCACTGCTCTGCATGAATCCCATATCCAAGCAGCCGTGGTTTGTGCTCAAAATCATAGCCTGCAGATGAAAATTCGAAGCGGCGGCCATGATTACGAGGGGGTGTCGTACGTTTCCCAAGTCGACTTCTTTGTTCTTGACATGTTCAATCTCCGTAACATTAGCATTGATGTGGGAAATGAGACCGCTTGGGTGCAGGCCGGAGCAACTCTCGGAGAAGTTTACTACAGAATTGCCGAGAAAAGTAAAATACATGGCTTTCCGGCAGGTGTTTGTCCGACTGTCGGTGTCGGAGGGCATTTCGGCGGCGGCGGTTACGGCAATATGATGAGAAAGTACGGCCTCACAGTGGATAATATTGTTGATGCGCAGCTAGTTGACGTTAACGGCAGACTTCTTGACAGAAAATCCATGGGAGAAGATTTGTTTTGGGCTATTCGAGGCGGCGGAGCAGCGAGCTTCGGCGTCGTCGTTTCCTATAAAATAAACCTCGTTCGCATACCGGAAACGGTAACTGTTTTCCGGGTAGAGAAGAGATTGGAAGAGAATGCCACCGACATCGTGCTTAGGTGGATGAATGTTGCAGATAAGCTGGATAACAACCTTTTCATCAGGCTTATCCTGGACGTGGTAAATGGAACTGACGGGAATAACACCGGCAGGGCTTCATTCCTCGGCATGTTCCTCGGAGACTCCGAAACACTTGTCTCCGTCATGAGCAAGAGCTTCCCAGAATTGGGTTTGAAGAAATCGGGTTGCAACGAAACGACGTGGCTCCAATCCGTGCTTTTCTGGACCAATTTGCCCCTCGGCACCGCAGACGACGTTTTGCTCAGTCGAATACCTCAAACGTTAACTTACTTGAAGAGGAAATCGGATTATTTGAAGAACCCAATTTCAAAGCTAGGGTTGGAGATTATTTGGAAGAGATTGATTGAGCTGAAGGCGGTGGCACTCACATTCAATCCCTACGGCGGAAGAATGGGTGAGATTCCGGCGGAGGCAACTCCGTTCCCGCATCGGGCGGGGAATCTAGCCAAGATTCAGTACGCAGCAAACTGGAATGAGGCCGGGAACGAGGTGACGGATTACTACATAAACTTGACGAGAACGCTTTACAAATACATGACTCCATTTGTGTCCAAGAATCCAAGAGAAGCATTTTTCAACTACAAAGATCTTGACTTGGGCATCACCCATAACGGCAATAAAAGCTACTGGGAAGGAAGGATTTATGGAGTCAAATATTTCAAGGGCAATTTTTTGAGGTTGGTGAATATTAAGACGAAGGTTGATCCTGGAAACTTCTTCAGGAATGAACAAAGCATCCCTCCTCTTCCATGA